The sequence TGGCGAGAGTCACAGTGCTGATCGAGTGCTGATATAACACTTCGATCATATCACTTACACGTTTGTAAGGAATCAATTGAATATGGTGCAAATAAACGGCGAGCGCAGTGGGCCGCGAACCATATTGCACATGATTCGTTACGTGTGGGGGAACGGAGCTTGTTGGACACATTGGCAATGCGGACACGATTTCACTTCACGCTCATGTTGGGTGACCTCGATCGTCACAGGAGGGAGATCGAACACCTGACAGACATCGATCTTGAAAGGCTTGACTTCACGCAAAGAAGCCCCACATCCTTGACACATGTTCACGCGATGGACGACACGATGATATGGATGTTCCACCTGACGGAGCGTCGTTCCATGATGTCTTTCTTGTCCACCTGGCTTTTTGCCAGATGACTCGCGTGAAGAACGTGTGTTGGCAAAACGGTCAGAAGATGGGGGGCTGATGGCGATTGGAGCTGTTTTTTCGTGTGTGCTTCCAGCTCTTGAATGCAACCCCTGAGTCGTTCATTTTCTTTGCGTAGCTGTTTGTTTTCTTTCAACAGTTGCTCAATGACTTGTTGTTGGTGAGTAATGAGCTGCTTTTGTTGTTGGACTTTGCTGATTAAGCTTTCAACTGTAAATACAGCTTGTTGTACCGTCAACATGCGATTCACCTCCTTGTCTATCAATATTCACATCATAGACAAGCAAAGAAGAAAATATTCAGCTCACTTTATGATGTGGCTGAATAGTTACGAATTTTTTAAACAAAAGCAGAGAGCCAATCTATGACCCTCTGTTTCTACAAATCTTGACATATATCGGGGCGTGACAGGCACGCTGCACAACAGGACCGAATGTTCCAATCCCAATCGCCTCTAACGAATAGTTGTTGAAAAAGTCAATAACTCTTTGCATCGTTTCCTCTGGCATAGTGGTGGGAAACTGAATCCGTTCATAAATATTTCCTTCACGGTCACCGATGGCGCAAACAAATTTCGTACCACCGGCTTCAATCGCCCCTAAATACATCGTTTTTCTCACCTAACCTTTCATATCCAAAGTTATTTTGGCCATGACGGTGAAGAGACAATGCATCGTAAATTTCCGCTTACTGTAAAACTATCAAGTGAATGAGGCAGAATAAAATGGTCTCCCTTCCGAACTCGATACGTCCGTTGGGAGGTATGGAGATCTCCTTCCCCCTCAAGGACGCTAACTAATAAAAAGTGATCTACTTGCTTAACATGCCACTCTCGTTCAATATCCCATTTTTGTACGGTAAAATACTCATTTTCAACAAATGTTGTAATCCGCGTACCAGTTGTTTGAATCACATATGGCTCGTAATGCACATCAACATGAGGAACAACAACGACATCGATTGCCTTAGCTAAGTGTAATTCTCGTTTATTCCCTTTCTCATCTATACGATCGTAGTCATATATACGATACGTCGTATCTGAGTTTTGTTGTGTTTCAAGGACAAGCGTTCCTTCACAGAGCGCATGTACTGTACCACTTGGTACATAAAAAAAGTCCCCGGGACGGATGGGTACTTTCCGAAGTAAATCATGCCAACGTCCTTCTTCCATCATTTGTCGTAATTCTTCTTTTGTTTTTGCATAATGCCCGTATATTAGCTCTGCCCCATCTTTACAGTCGATAATATACCAACATTCTGTTTTTCCTAATTC comes from Anoxybacillus flavithermus and encodes:
- the manA gene encoding mannose-6-phosphate isomerase, class I, which gives rise to MNNIPLFLSPVFQERIWGGNRLREQFGYDIPSERTGECWAISAHPNGQTIVTNEPFRGKTLGVLWEQHPELFGHFPADRFPLLTKILDANADLSVQVHPNDEYARTYEHGELGKTECWYIIDCKDGAELIYGHYAKTKEELRQMMEEGRWHDLLRKVPIRPGDFFYVPSGTVHALCEGTLVLETQQNSDTTYRIYDYDRIDEKGNKRELHLAKAIDVVVVPHVDVHYEPYVIQTTGTRITTFVENEYFTVQKWDIEREWHVKQVDHFLLVSVLEGEGDLHTSQRTYRVRKGDHFILPHSLDSFTVSGNLRCIVSSPSWPK